In one window of Bacteroidales bacterium DNA:
- a CDS encoding NAD-dependent epimerase/dehydratase family protein has product MRIAITGASGHIGSTLVRELNGGKHQLKLLIHEDQKGLEGLDYVAVKGNVLDTRSLDELCRDVDVVFHLAAIIAIDKKYRDLVYKTNVEGTRNVVNACLSNHVSRLIHFSSIHALNPFPLDEPLDEHRSLVTNSHGLYDQSKADGERIIKEKVQTEGFNALIINPTAIIGPYDYRYSYLGQALRYIYEGSLPTLVPGGYDWVDVRDVVQAAINAIRMGRKGESYLLSGTYRSLKELSLMVQEISPHRTPKGVVPTQVARLGLPFIQLYARLKKEAPLYTAESLTILKECNPNIKNDKARKELGFTPRPLKETLVDTFTWQKRAWNLK; this is encoded by the coding sequence ATGCGAATTGCCATTACGGGAGCCAGCGGGCACATAGGGTCCACCCTTGTGCGTGAATTGAATGGTGGAAAACACCAGTTGAAATTGCTCATCCACGAAGATCAAAAGGGTCTTGAAGGGCTGGATTATGTTGCAGTTAAAGGGAATGTCCTTGACACCAGGTCACTGGATGAACTGTGCAGGGATGTGGATGTTGTCTTTCACCTGGCAGCAATCATTGCCATTGATAAGAAATACAGGGATCTGGTTTATAAGACCAATGTTGAAGGTACAAGGAATGTCGTGAACGCTTGCCTGTCGAACCACGTTTCCAGGCTGATTCATTTCAGCAGCATCCATGCCCTAAATCCCTTCCCGCTGGATGAACCCCTGGATGAACACCGTTCACTGGTCACCAACAGCCACGGCCTGTATGATCAATCAAAGGCAGATGGTGAACGAATCATTAAAGAAAAAGTTCAGACAGAAGGCTTTAATGCATTGATTATTAACCCAACTGCAATCATAGGACCGTATGATTACCGGTATTCTTACCTGGGTCAGGCCTTACGGTACATTTATGAGGGCAGTTTACCGACGCTGGTACCCGGAGGTTACGACTGGGTGGATGTCAGGGACGTTGTTCAGGCAGCCATCAATGCGATCCGGATGGGCCGGAAAGGTGAAAGCTATCTCCTGTCGGGAACCTATAGGTCATTGAAAGAGCTTTCGTTGATGGTGCAGGAAATCTCGCCGCACCGAACACCCAAAGGTGTCGTCCCGACACAGGTCGCCAGGCTGGGTCTGCCCTTCATCCAGCTCTATGCCAGGCTAAAGAAGGAGGCACCCCTTTATACAGCCGAGTCACTTACGATCCTGAAAGAGTGCAATCCTAACATCAAAAATGACAAAGCCAGAAAAGAGCTCGGGTTCACACCTCGGCCACTCAAGGAAACGCTGGTCGACACGTTCACCTGGCAGAAGCGCGCCTGGAATCTAAAATAG
- a CDS encoding NADH:flavin oxidoreductase: MATNTFEKAYTPIRIRGLELRNRFIKSATFEGMTEEGYSTAQLVEHHRRLAQGGVGLTTVAYGAVSPEGRTNRRQLLIDDRAVPPLLDLSAAVHAEGGAVMLQLTHCGYFTKNQELRFKRSLAPSARINLYGILGGIFFSRSMTKEDMHYLANRFANAALLSRNAGLDAVEIHMGHGYLLSQFLSPGINKRMDEYGGSVANRLRFPLEVVEAVRRAVGEDYPIFCKINLEDGFRNGLTINDAVEVAKALEKAGVDALVLSGGFTSITPFYLMRGDVPMREMIKAERDVAQKMAMALFGKFIMRRFAFEENFFMPMALKIREAVTMPLAYLGGVSSREGIERAMTAGFDLIALARAVIHDPDFLLKIRDGRVSVSECNHCNICVAEMDRGGVRCVL; the protein is encoded by the coding sequence ATGGCAACAAATACATTCGAAAAAGCATATACTCCCATTCGCATCCGGGGACTGGAGCTTCGCAACCGTTTCATTAAGTCGGCCACTTTTGAGGGGATGACCGAAGAGGGGTACTCCACAGCGCAGCTTGTGGAGCATCACCGCCGGCTGGCGCAGGGAGGAGTTGGTCTGACCACCGTAGCTTACGGTGCGGTGAGTCCGGAAGGCCGGACCAACCGCAGGCAGCTTCTTATTGATGACCGTGCTGTTCCTCCGCTGCTGGATCTGTCAGCCGCTGTTCACGCAGAGGGAGGTGCCGTCATGCTGCAGCTCACACACTGCGGTTATTTCACCAAGAACCAGGAGTTACGTTTCAAGCGGTCACTTGCTCCCAGTGCGAGGATCAACCTTTACGGGATCCTGGGGGGTATCTTTTTTTCGCGGAGTATGACCAAAGAGGACATGCATTACCTGGCGAACCGGTTTGCGAATGCTGCCCTATTATCCAGGAATGCCGGCCTGGACGCTGTGGAGATCCATATGGGACATGGGTACCTGTTGAGCCAGTTCCTGAGTCCGGGGATCAACAAAAGAATGGATGAATATGGCGGTTCAGTGGCCAACCGGTTACGGTTTCCGCTGGAGGTGGTTGAAGCTGTCCGCCGTGCGGTTGGAGAGGATTACCCCATCTTCTGCAAGATCAACCTTGAGGACGGATTTCGGAACGGGCTCACGATCAATGATGCTGTGGAGGTTGCAAAGGCCCTGGAAAAGGCAGGCGTGGATGCGCTGGTGCTGAGCGGCGGATTTACGAGCATTACGCCCTTTTACCTGATGCGGGGGGATGTGCCGATGCGGGAGATGATCAAAGCCGAGCGGGACGTTGCGCAGAAGATGGCCATGGCGCTGTTCGGCAAGTTCATCATGCGCAGGTTCGCTTTCGAGGAGAATTTCTTCATGCCAATGGCGCTCAAAATCCGGGAGGCCGTGACCATGCCGCTGGCTTACCTTGGAGGAGTATCCTCCAGGGAAGGGATTGAACGGGCGATGACAGCTGGCTTTGACCTGATCGCCCTGGCCAGGGCTGTGATCCACGATCCGGACTTCCTGCTAAAGATCAGGGATGGCAGGGTAAGCGTGTCGGAATGCAACCACTGTAATATCTGCGTGGCGGAGATGGACCGGGGAGGGGTGAGATGTGTTCTTTAG
- a CDS encoding adenylate/guanylate cyclase domain-containing protein, which produces MRIKCLLGLVPALLIPLAGFCQGQPNPDQIFDTAYSMIERQNYREAIEQLKLFIEEERKLDDPDQDKISGCLNDIGTCYHKLNDFQEAIHWYNQALTVDREMGSIVNISTRYSNIGFANRKLGIWDSALVYYKKALTIDIEIGDSASIAKTLNNFGALYQQMAKYDSTIHYFQRSLEIKKNIGDSSGMAVTLNNIGMVYNSWQKYDKAIEYFNESMHLDSLIGDNQDFAHRFNNIGTSYHRKGDYNKAIEYFSKALQLSLDSQNEDMVAKLNNNLGMRYLKKKDYVQASNYMNKALESYRKYDQIADMATVLGNLAEISYALGNYNSSLDYLSRSNELAESRDLPELAKNNYLLFSDIYSSMGNYSEALKYYKKHIAIKDTLYSEAIYKQITDFEIKYESEKKDKEITLLKQKEEIQTLTIKKQHILRNSLFGGIALSLALAAVILTSLSRRRKDNRIIASEKAKTDKLLLNVLPASIATDLKEKGFTEPKLYENVTVCFTDMVGFTEKATTIEPKSLIEELNAIFTAFDTIVEKNNCERIKTIGDSYMALCGLPEPDPNHAENIIRSAVEMIQYIEKKNLESDLEWQIRVGIHSGDVIAGVVGIKKYIYDVFGDTINTASRMENASLPMRINVSESTYQLVKDKFKFEERGEAPVKGKGMMKMYFIKVQGNTLS; this is translated from the coding sequence ATGCGGATAAAATGCCTCCTGGGACTTGTTCCCGCACTTCTGATACCCCTGGCAGGCTTTTGCCAGGGCCAGCCGAATCCCGATCAGATCTTTGATACGGCCTACTCTATGATCGAACGGCAGAATTACAGGGAAGCGATCGAACAACTCAAGCTCTTCATTGAAGAAGAGAGAAAATTGGACGATCCTGACCAGGATAAGATCTCCGGTTGCCTGAATGATATCGGAACCTGTTACCATAAACTGAATGATTTCCAGGAAGCTATCCATTGGTATAACCAGGCGCTGACAGTGGACAGGGAGATGGGCAGCATCGTGAACATCTCCACCCGCTACAGCAATATTGGATTTGCAAACCGGAAACTGGGTATCTGGGACAGCGCCCTGGTCTATTACAAAAAAGCCCTGACGATCGATATTGAAATAGGGGATAGTGCTTCCATTGCCAAAACGCTCAACAACTTTGGCGCATTATACCAACAGATGGCTAAATATGACAGCACGATACACTATTTCCAGCGCTCGCTTGAAATAAAAAAGAACATTGGCGATTCATCTGGTATGGCGGTAACATTGAATAACATAGGCATGGTTTACAATAGCTGGCAGAAATACGACAAGGCAATTGAGTATTTCAACGAATCCATGCATCTCGATAGCCTGATCGGTGATAATCAGGACTTTGCACACCGGTTCAACAATATCGGAACATCCTACCACCGGAAAGGAGACTACAACAAAGCCATCGAATACTTTTCAAAAGCGTTGCAGCTTAGCCTGGACAGCCAGAACGAGGACATGGTCGCCAAACTGAATAACAACCTGGGCATGAGGTACCTCAAAAAGAAGGATTATGTTCAGGCGAGCAACTATATGAACAAGGCGCTGGAAAGCTACCGCAAATACGACCAGATAGCGGATATGGCGACTGTCCTGGGCAATTTGGCGGAAATAAGCTATGCTCTCGGCAATTACAACTCATCACTCGACTATCTTTCCAGGAGCAACGAACTGGCCGAAAGTCGTGACCTTCCTGAACTGGCCAAGAACAACTACCTGTTGTTCTCAGATATCTATTCTTCCATGGGTAACTACTCTGAAGCATTGAAGTATTATAAAAAACATATTGCCATTAAGGATACACTTTATTCAGAGGCCATTTATAAGCAAATAACTGATTTTGAGATCAAATATGAATCAGAAAAAAAGGATAAAGAGATCACGCTTTTAAAGCAAAAGGAAGAGATTCAGACATTGACCATTAAAAAGCAGCACATCCTTAGGAATTCGCTTTTTGGAGGCATTGCCCTTTCACTGGCCCTGGCTGCGGTGATCTTAACAAGCCTTTCGAGGCGCAGAAAGGATAACAGGATCATCGCCAGCGAGAAGGCCAAGACGGATAAACTGCTGCTCAATGTGCTTCCGGCCAGTATTGCCACTGACCTTAAGGAAAAAGGATTTACGGAACCGAAACTGTACGAGAATGTTACCGTGTGCTTTACGGATATGGTCGGATTTACGGAAAAAGCTACCACCATCGAGCCCAAATCCCTCATCGAAGAATTAAATGCCATCTTTACGGCTTTTGATACGATCGTTGAGAAAAACAATTGCGAACGCATCAAAACCATCGGAGATTCCTATATGGCCCTTTGTGGCTTGCCGGAACCCGATCCAAACCACGCTGAAAATATCATCCGCAGTGCAGTGGAAATGATCCAGTACATTGAGAAGAAGAACCTGGAATCAGACCTGGAATGGCAGATCAGGGTGGGAATACACTCGGGTGATGTGATTGCGGGCGTTGTGGGTATAAAAAAATATATTTACGACGTTTTCGGAGATACGATCAATACCGCTTCACGAATGGAAAATGCCAGCCTCCCAATGCGCATAAATGTTTCAGAAAGCACCTATCAGCTGGTGAAGGATAAATTTAAATTCGAAGAAAGGGGAGAGGCACCGGTGAAAGGAAAAGGAATGATGAAAATGTATTTCATTAAAGTGCAAGGAAATACACTATCCTGA
- a CDS encoding Type 1 glutamine amidotransferase-like domain-containing protein: MMATLPKLSLTDFDSNENILLYEKFLKNEIAWLFNEPYPPEVLFIPHAYNGNFYNTYVQRVRGIFRDLGMNVTLITAGDPVQLIRSAYGIIVGGGDLSRLLTGIAGYLDVLKEKIQSGTPYLGWNEGSVAASPYYVVPSIIPVSPRCIGAIGKQIYCHYVDTTENRIEIENFLINHAGDTPPVTEVVCTKVTPGGSGIRLEDDGSTLLDSCILGTVPPLRFIYSKGVMQVQ, from the coding sequence ATGATGGCAACACTTCCTAAACTCTCGCTGACCGACTTCGATTCCAATGAGAACATCCTGCTTTACGAAAAATTTCTGAAAAATGAGATCGCCTGGCTTTTCAACGAACCGTATCCCCCTGAAGTCCTTTTTATTCCGCATGCCTACAATGGTAATTTTTACAATACCTATGTTCAGAGGGTTCGGGGAATATTCCGGGATCTGGGTATGAATGTAACGCTCATTACCGCGGGTGATCCGGTTCAATTGATTAGAAGTGCCTATGGTATTATCGTGGGAGGTGGTGATCTGTCGAGGTTGCTGACAGGTATTGCCGGTTATCTTGATGTTCTGAAAGAAAAAATCCAATCCGGCACTCCTTACCTGGGATGGAATGAGGGCAGTGTAGCCGCATCCCCTTATTATGTCGTTCCCTCCATCATTCCCGTCAGCCCCAGATGTATTGGCGCCATCGGTAAACAGATCTATTGTCATTATGTTGATACGACAGAGAACAGGATCGAGATCGAGAATTTTCTGATCAACCATGCTGGCGACACACCTCCGGTAACCGAGGTCGTCTGCACGAAAGTGACGCCCGGCGGATCAGGCATACGGCTGGAAGATGATGGATCAACATTGCTGGACAGCTGTATTCTGGGAACGGTTCCGCCTCTCCGGTTCATTTATTCAAAGGGAGTCATGCAGGTTCAATAA
- a CDS encoding ankyrin repeat domain-containing protein, which yields MPRFIIILILSILFRSFATSQPDDLEKSLFKAIRDGDTASVGALIASGVDINGYYGKKADRTLLDFAVDAEEYEMVRFLVRQGADIEKPSGGITPLMEAAINNDLLISRYLLDQGASVDPVDKNGNTALFYAAKYGTLRLNRLLVQRGSDVSHKNCRKWMPHDMAFSSNKDTIVTYLRTMVVKRDSACRIPDFADGPHIIWDNHTRIFIVYLERDSAINQTLMVDHMMDMPDTALTFQGFMFDTGSYTLYRNPVHYPSEFDQVEKIFVVGDMHGQYDSLVRVLQVSNVIDQDLNWSWGTGHLVFTGDIFDRGDQVTECLWLIYKLERQALSAGGFVHFILGNHELMNLTNDLSYQSAKNNFFSHYFDFSYLQFFTPSTVLGQWLRSKKTMLRINDILFTHGGISSQMLAMHLELDSVNHMVRRYLNLEYDKRNSEALDLLLFSYGPFWYRGYFKNGHLPPEATQEQIDRILAYYGVSHMVIGHTDVPFIAPMFDGKVFPIDIPFHHPDYHQQSLLIEGERFYRVYLDGKKVLLK from the coding sequence ATGCCCAGATTCATCATAATATTAATATTATCCATTTTATTCAGATCATTCGCCACCAGCCAGCCCGATGACCTGGAAAAGTCCCTTTTCAAGGCGATCAGGGATGGCGATACCGCTTCGGTGGGAGCCCTGATCGCTTCGGGTGTGGATATCAACGGATATTATGGCAAAAAAGCGGACAGGACCCTGCTGGATTTCGCAGTTGATGCTGAAGAATACGAAATGGTCCGTTTCCTGGTCAGACAAGGAGCTGATATTGAAAAACCATCCGGCGGCATCACGCCCTTAATGGAAGCTGCCATTAATAATGATCTTTTAATATCCAGGTATTTGCTTGATCAGGGAGCCAGCGTGGATCCCGTGGACAAAAATGGCAACACGGCCCTGTTCTATGCTGCCAAGTATGGCACCCTTCGTTTGAACAGGCTCCTGGTCCAGCGTGGCTCCGATGTGTCCCATAAGAATTGCCGGAAATGGATGCCCCACGATATGGCCTTTTCCAGCAATAAGGATACGATCGTCACCTACCTCAGGACAATGGTCGTAAAACGGGATTCAGCCTGCCGAATTCCTGACTTTGCAGATGGCCCCCACATCATCTGGGACAACCATACCCGGATTTTCATTGTCTACCTGGAGCGGGATAGCGCCATCAACCAGACACTTATGGTCGACCATATGATGGACATGCCCGACACTGCCCTGACATTCCAGGGATTTATGTTTGATACAGGCAGTTACACCCTTTATCGCAATCCGGTACATTACCCAAGTGAATTCGATCAGGTAGAGAAGATCTTTGTGGTTGGAGACATGCACGGACAATATGACTCCCTGGTCAGGGTACTCCAGGTGAGCAATGTCATCGACCAGGACCTGAACTGGTCCTGGGGAACCGGCCATCTGGTCTTTACCGGCGATATCTTTGACAGGGGAGACCAGGTGACGGAATGCCTTTGGCTGATCTATAAACTGGAACGCCAGGCCCTCAGCGCCGGTGGTTTTGTTCACTTCATCCTGGGGAATCATGAACTGATGAACCTGACCAACGACCTTTCCTATCAGTCCGCTAAGAATAATTTCTTTAGCCATTACTTCGATTTCAGTTATTTGCAGTTCTTTACACCCTCCACCGTACTGGGACAATGGCTTCGGTCGAAAAAAACCATGCTCAGAATCAATGATATATTGTTCACCCATGGAGGGATATCCTCACAGATGCTCGCAATGCACCTTGAACTTGACTCGGTGAACCATATGGTAAGGAGGTATTTGAACCTGGAATACGATAAACGTAACAGCGAAGCACTCGACCTGCTTTTATTTTCGTACGGGCCGTTCTGGTACAGGGGCTATTTCAAGAATGGACATCTGCCACCGGAAGCCACCCAGGAACAGATCGACAGGATACTGGCTTATTACGGTGTTTCGCACATGGTCATCGGTCACACCGACGTACCCTTCATCGCACCGATGTTTGACGGAAAAGTGTTCCCGATCGACATTCCCTTTCATCATCCTGATTATCATCAGCAAAGTTTGCTGATAGAAGGGGAGCGGTTTTACAGGGTATATCTGGATGGGAAAAAGGTGCTGCTGAAATGA
- the msrA gene encoding peptide-methionine (S)-S-oxide reductase MsrA: MPDANVDTITLGAGCFWCVETIYEQLKGVFSVESGYSGGTTIHPTYREVCTGETGHAEVCQITYDPSIIRFEDILEVFWSIHDPTTLNRQGADIGTQYRSVIFYHTDNQREIAEALKKKLNGSGEFRNPIVTEIEPFVRFFRAEDYHQDYFNNNPAAPYCNVVISPKVEKFQKMFREMIK, from the coding sequence ATGCCTGACGCCAACGTTGACACCATCACACTGGGAGCGGGTTGTTTCTGGTGTGTGGAAACCATCTATGAACAATTAAAAGGAGTATTTTCTGTTGAATCGGGCTATTCAGGAGGAACCACGATCCATCCCACGTATCGTGAAGTGTGTACGGGAGAGACGGGGCATGCAGAAGTCTGCCAGATCACCTATGATCCGTCCATCATCCGTTTTGAGGATATTCTGGAGGTTTTCTGGTCGATACACGACCCGACAACCCTGAACCGGCAGGGAGCTGATATTGGAACCCAGTACCGGTCCGTAATTTTTTACCATACAGATAACCAGCGGGAAATCGCTGAGGCGTTAAAAAAGAAACTGAATGGATCCGGGGAATTCAGGAATCCCATCGTGACTGAAATTGAACCGTTCGTCAGATTTTTCAGGGCTGAGGACTACCATCAGGATTATTTCAACAACAATCCTGCGGCTCCTTACTGCAATGTTGTCATTTCACCGAAAGTTGAAAAATTCCAGAAAATGTTCCGGGAGATGA
- a CDS encoding DUF1295 domain-containing protein — protein sequence MIPLSTFNTVVIWWIVAGLLIFPFTLSITAPYGRHTKKGWGPLISNRAGWIIMEAPVLALFAGLVIAGPAHKSPLTWLFFSLFLLHYINRVFIYPFRTKTKGKKMPVSIMLMAFCFNIMNGFINGYWFGYLSPAYEISWLLDPRFIFGILLFFSGMLINVRSDQTLLRLRNGGNSGYFIPYGGLFSYVSCPNFFGEILEWGGFALMTWCLPTLSFLLWTLFNLVPRALDHHRWYKRTFTDYPAERKALIPLIL from the coding sequence ATGATCCCATTATCAACCTTCAATACCGTCGTAATCTGGTGGATCGTTGCCGGATTGCTCATTTTCCCGTTCACTCTCAGCATAACTGCACCCTATGGCCGGCATACGAAAAAAGGCTGGGGACCCCTGATCAGCAACCGGGCAGGATGGATCATCATGGAAGCTCCGGTACTTGCGCTATTTGCTGGGCTGGTCATTGCAGGACCCGCTCATAAATCTCCCCTTACCTGGTTGTTCTTCTCCCTGTTTCTGCTTCACTACATTAACCGGGTGTTCATTTATCCCTTCAGGACAAAGACCAAGGGTAAGAAAATGCCAGTTTCCATCATGCTGATGGCTTTTTGTTTCAATATTATGAATGGATTCATCAATGGTTACTGGTTCGGTTACCTCTCCCCCGCCTACGAAATATCCTGGCTGCTGGATCCCCGCTTCATATTCGGGATTCTGCTTTTCTTCTCAGGAATGCTCATCAACGTTCGCTCAGACCAGACACTTTTGCGGCTGCGCAATGGTGGTAACAGTGGGTATTTTATCCCCTATGGCGGTTTGTTCAGTTATGTCTCCTGCCCGAATTTCTTTGGAGAGATCCTCGAATGGGGTGGTTTTGCCCTGATGACCTGGTGCCTTCCCACCCTGTCGTTCCTGCTCTGGACATTATTTAACCTTGTCCCTCGGGCACTGGATCATCACCGGTGGTATAAACGAACATTTACAGATTATCCAGCAGAAAGAAAAGCGCTCATTCCCTTGATACTTTAA